One window of the Thermococcus sp. P6 genome contains the following:
- a CDS encoding PadR family transcriptional regulator: MEHPSFKNYMKVLVLDLLHEPKHGYGIMSELEERYGVKPSAGTIYPIINSLRRKGLIEVVGTGKREKKLYLITEKGKEYLREHSGELEEVRRRMRAYRTFLDLGGNELKLAFKELFESIDGLTEEQKARVRDLLTECARELRLILLGGE; this comes from the coding sequence ATGGAGCATCCCAGCTTCAAGAACTACATGAAGGTGCTCGTGCTGGATCTTCTCCACGAGCCGAAGCATGGCTATGGGATAATGTCCGAGCTGGAGGAGAGGTACGGGGTAAAGCCCAGCGCCGGAACGATCTATCCCATCATCAACTCACTGCGCAGGAAGGGTCTGATAGAGGTCGTGGGTACGGGAAAGAGGGAGAAGAAACTGTACCTGATCACGGAGAAGGGGAAGGAATACCTCAGGGAGCACTCGGGGGAGCTTGAGGAAGTCCGTAGAAGGATGCGCGCCTACAGGACCTTCCTCGACCTCGGGGGAAACGAGCTCAAACTGGCGTTTAAGGAGCTCTTTGAGTCCATTGATGGGCTAACGGAGGAGCAGAAGGCCCGGGTCAGGGATCTTCTGACGGAATGCGCCCGGGAACTGAGGCTGATCCTTCTGGGGGGTGAGTGA
- a CDS encoding ATP-binding cassette domain-containing protein, giving the protein MKAIEVENLVKKYGDFEAVKGVSFSVKRGEIFAFLGPNGAGKTTTVHVLTTLLKPTSGRASVVGHDVVKEPMEVRRKIGIVFQDPSVDRELTAYENMVIHGRIYGLRGKELREKIENLLKFVELWDFRDRPVKFFSGGMRRRLEIARSLIHEPEVLFLDEPTIGLDPQTRAHIWEYVRTMKEEHNMTIFLTTHYMDEAEQLADRIAIMDHGRIIAEGTSEELKKLVGKDVIYLRLQSPAEELKCLKADFIKGCKLLPDGRVRIDVENALEALPAIFELAGETGVKILEASYHRPTLNDVFIHLTGREIREENGGKRGPLWRR; this is encoded by the coding sequence ATGAAGGCGATAGAGGTCGAGAACCTCGTCAAGAAGTACGGCGACTTTGAGGCCGTTAAAGGTGTATCCTTCAGTGTGAAAAGGGGCGAGATATTCGCCTTTCTCGGGCCGAACGGGGCCGGGAAGACCACGACCGTCCACGTGCTGACCACCCTTCTCAAACCCACCTCCGGGAGGGCCAGCGTGGTCGGTCACGACGTCGTTAAAGAGCCCATGGAGGTCAGGCGGAAGATAGGCATAGTTTTTCAGGACCCGAGCGTTGACAGGGAACTCACCGCCTACGAGAACATGGTGATCCACGGGAGGATATACGGGCTCCGCGGGAAGGAGCTGAGGGAGAAAATAGAGAACCTTTTGAAGTTCGTCGAGCTCTGGGATTTTCGCGACAGGCCCGTTAAGTTCTTCTCCGGCGGGATGCGGAGGAGACTTGAGATAGCCCGTTCCCTGATTCACGAACCCGAGGTGCTCTTCCTCGACGAGCCGACGATAGGCCTCGATCCCCAGACGAGGGCCCACATATGGGAGTACGTAAGGACCATGAAGGAGGAGCACAACATGACGATATTCCTGACCACCCACTACATGGACGAGGCGGAGCAACTCGCGGACAGGATAGCCATAATGGACCACGGCAGGATAATAGCCGAGGGGACGTCGGAGGAACTGAAGAAGCTCGTCGGAAAGGACGTGATTTACCTTAGGCTACAGAGCCCCGCTGAGGAGCTTAAATGCCTAAAGGCGGATTTCATCAAGGGTTGCAAGCTTCTTCCGGACGGGAGGGTCAGGATAGACGTGGAGAACGCCCTCGAGGCCCTGCCGGCTATCTTCGAGCTCGCTGGAGAAACCGGGGTTAAGATACTGGAGGCAAGCTACCACAGGCCGACCCTCAACGACGTGTTCATCCACCTGACGGGCAGGGAGATAAGGGAGGAAAACGGCGGAAAGAGGGGACCCCTCTGGAGGAGGTGA
- a CDS encoding ABC transporter permease, which yields MQVFLTMIYRELKRFLRSRARVFGSLIFPLIWLIFFGKGWAGVFNNPYAKNIFGGVDYLTYLVPGVVTMTVFNMSFMQGITLIWDKQFGFLKEILVAPASRTEAIVGRITGGSIVAMIQGVILLLLSFLLADLRVSGVLPTLGMSFLVGVAIAGMGVAIALSMTSMEAFQMVVTMLMLPLTFLSGAFYPIDSMPGWMQWLAEINPLTYAVDGSRYYLAGVEPAFGIVTDWAVLLLLAVLFTGIAAMSFRKATID from the coding sequence ATGCAGGTCTTTCTAACCATGATATACCGCGAGCTGAAGCGCTTTTTGCGCTCCCGTGCACGGGTTTTTGGGAGCCTGATCTTCCCCCTCATATGGCTGATCTTCTTCGGTAAGGGCTGGGCAGGGGTGTTCAACAACCCCTACGCGAAGAACATCTTCGGCGGCGTGGATTACCTCACCTACCTCGTGCCCGGTGTGGTGACCATGACGGTTTTCAACATGAGCTTCATGCAGGGTATAACGCTCATCTGGGACAAGCAGTTCGGCTTCCTCAAGGAGATCCTCGTCGCACCGGCGAGCAGAACCGAGGCCATAGTCGGCAGGATCACGGGGGGATCCATAGTGGCCATGATACAGGGCGTGATACTCCTGCTCCTGAGCTTCCTTCTGGCCGATCTCAGGGTGAGTGGGGTCCTTCCGACGCTCGGGATGAGCTTTCTCGTCGGCGTTGCCATAGCGGGCATGGGCGTCGCCATAGCCCTCAGTATGACGAGCATGGAGGCTTTCCAGATGGTGGTTACCATGCTGATGCTTCCGCTAACCTTCCTCAGCGGGGCGTTCTATCCGATAGACTCCATGCCCGGCTGGATGCAGTGGCTTGCGGAGATAAACCCGCTAACGTACGCGGTGGACGGTTCCCGCTACTACCTAGCGGGGGTGGAGCCGGCCTTTGGAATCGTCACCGACTGGGCGGTGCTCCTGCTCTTAGCGGTGCTCTTCACCGGAATTGCCGCCATGAGCTTCAGAAAGGCGACGATAGACTGA
- a CDS encoding phosphoglycerate kinase, whose protein sequence is MFRLTDFNYHNRTVFLRVDLNSPVRNGRITDDARFRAVLPTLEYLLEHGARVVVGTHQGRPYGGDYNTTEEHARILSNLLGTEVEYVEDIFGRYARERIRLLKPGEVLMLENLRFSAEEVEYRSLEECEGTFFVRKLAPLIDYVVNDSFATSHRSQPSLVGFARLKPMIMGLLMEREINALTHAYDASEKPRVYVLGGSKVRDSLRVAENVLKNDRADLILTGGLVGQVFTLAKGFNLGDTNLEFLEKRGLLESVDRAERILDEFYPYVRTPVDFAIDYKGKRVEVDLLSDEKWLFDDHPILDIGSRTVEKYGEILRKAGVIVANGPMGVFEMREFAAGTVGVFRGIGESRAFSVVGGGHSVASIRENSITGIDHVSTGGGAMLSFFAGEKLPVLEALRISYERFKDKVEP, encoded by the coding sequence ATGTTCAGGCTCACGGACTTCAACTACCACAACAGAACGGTGTTTCTGAGGGTTGACCTTAACTCGCCCGTGAGGAACGGGAGGATAACGGACGATGCCCGGTTCAGGGCCGTTCTTCCCACTCTGGAGTACCTTCTGGAGCATGGGGCAAGGGTCGTCGTGGGAACCCACCAGGGCAGGCCCTACGGGGGCGACTACAACACCACGGAAGAGCACGCCCGGATCCTGAGCAACCTTCTGGGAACGGAAGTCGAATACGTGGAGGACATCTTCGGGAGGTACGCCCGCGAGAGGATAAGGCTCCTCAAGCCGGGAGAGGTCCTCATGCTGGAGAACCTCCGGTTTTCCGCCGAGGAGGTTGAATACAGATCCCTTGAGGAGTGTGAGGGGACTTTTTTCGTAAGGAAACTGGCACCCCTCATAGATTACGTCGTGAACGACTCCTTTGCGACATCCCACAGAAGCCAGCCATCACTGGTTGGCTTTGCGAGGTTAAAGCCCATGATAATGGGCCTCCTCATGGAGAGGGAAATCAACGCCCTCACCCATGCATATGATGCCAGTGAAAAACCCCGCGTTTACGTCCTCGGTGGATCGAAGGTAAGGGATTCGCTCCGGGTTGCGGAAAACGTCCTTAAAAACGACAGGGCCGATCTCATACTGACCGGCGGCCTCGTGGGACAGGTGTTCACCCTCGCCAAGGGCTTTAACCTCGGCGACACGAACCTCGAGTTCCTCGAAAAAAGGGGCCTTCTGGAGTCCGTGGATCGGGCCGAGAGGATACTCGATGAGTTCTATCCCTACGTGAGAACCCCCGTGGACTTTGCCATCGATTACAAAGGAAAGCGCGTCGAGGTTGACCTTCTGAGCGACGAGAAGTGGCTGTTCGACGACCATCCAATACTCGACATCGGTTCGAGGACGGTGGAGAAGTACGGAGAGATTCTAAGGAAGGCCGGCGTAATAGTGGCCAACGGGCCGATGGGAGTCTTTGAGATGAGGGAGTTCGCCGCGGGAACCGTGGGTGTCTTCAGGGGGATAGGGGAAAGCCGGGCCTTCAGCGTTGTGGGAGGGGGACACTCGGTGGCGAGCATCAGGGAGAACAGCATAACGGGAATAGACCACGTCTCAACGGGCGGCGGCGCGATGTTAAGCTTCTTCGCCGGGGAAAAACTTCCGGTTCTCGAGGCGTTGAGGATAAGCTACGAACGTTTTAAGGATAAAGTCGAGCCATAA
- a CDS encoding DUF447 domain-containing protein, translating into MLEFFNEGQVYEVILVTRSNATPVGVVRRGRKFFFRLFGGKSAEELREWPQATIQITGDVELLVKLALNMDVALEFEGREGYRWIRNLPGFYGRVEVEEEEHEDELGKARTLLCFMEPLGYIPGKPAPRPLSRADFHLLEMAIHLTRLPVALRNGRGDVAKDLYEGVMLNYRAYKRFGGSSAIARRMAQEAEKMFRDSGRFPKRETSDP; encoded by the coding sequence ATGCTGGAGTTCTTCAACGAGGGTCAGGTTTACGAGGTTATCCTCGTTACGCGCTCAAACGCCACCCCTGTAGGCGTTGTACGGAGGGGCAGGAAGTTCTTCTTCAGGCTCTTCGGGGGAAAGAGCGCCGAAGAACTCAGGGAATGGCCTCAGGCTACAATCCAGATAACCGGTGACGTGGAACTCCTCGTAAAACTGGCCCTAAACATGGACGTCGCCCTCGAGTTCGAAGGGCGCGAAGGATACCGCTGGATCAGGAACCTTCCCGGTTTCTACGGGAGGGTTGAGGTTGAGGAGGAAGAGCACGAGGACGAGCTGGGGAAGGCGAGGACGCTCCTCTGCTTCATGGAACCCCTCGGCTACATCCCCGGAAAGCCCGCACCAAGGCCCCTGAGCCGGGCGGATTTTCACCTGCTTGAGATGGCGATTCACCTCACGAGGCTTCCAGTGGCCCTTAGAAATGGAAGAGGGGACGTTGCAAAGGACCTCTACGAGGGGGTGATGTTGAACTACAGGGCCTACAAACGCTTCGGTGGGAGCTCGGCTATTGCCCGGAGAATGGCTCAGGAGGCCGAAAAGATGTTCAGGGACTCTGGAAGGTTCCCGAAGAGGGAAACCAGCGACCCATGA
- a CDS encoding ABC transporter ATP-binding protein: MVEVKLENVVKTFGETVALKGINLHIKEGELFTLLGPSGCGKSTTLRIIAGLDFPDSGRVYFGDDEVTYLPSSKRGAVLVFQNYALWPHMTVFDNVAYGLKIRKLPKEDIKKRVEWALDLIRLRGLEDRYPTQLSGGQQQRVAIARALVVEPRVLLLDEPLSNLDAKLRLEMRSEIRRIQRELGITVIYVTHDQEEAMAISDRIAVMNVGTVEQVGTPKEIYESPKTEFVASFMGKTNVIPAKVVERNGELVSVEFEGMKLDGLRYSGESNDVVVVIRPERIRLKPSENAISLQGTVDLVEYYGFFIEVVGLFGDTRIIARTINDREVAGLKPTKPVTFYVDRDDVIVLPRGRL; encoded by the coding sequence ATGGTTGAAGTCAAACTTGAAAACGTCGTCAAGACCTTCGGGGAAACCGTCGCCCTCAAGGGGATAAACCTCCATATAAAGGAGGGAGAGCTCTTCACCCTGCTCGGGCCGAGCGGCTGTGGAAAATCCACCACCCTCAGGATAATCGCGGGTCTCGACTTCCCGGACAGCGGGAGGGTATACTTCGGTGACGACGAGGTCACATACCTACCCTCGAGCAAGCGCGGGGCGGTGCTCGTCTTCCAGAACTACGCCCTCTGGCCGCACATGACCGTCTTCGACAACGTCGCCTACGGCCTCAAAATCAGGAAGCTCCCCAAAGAGGATATAAAGAAGAGGGTCGAATGGGCCCTCGATCTCATCAGGCTCAGGGGTCTCGAGGACCGCTACCCGACCCAGCTGTCCGGGGGCCAGCAGCAGCGCGTTGCCATAGCCAGAGCCCTCGTTGTTGAGCCGAGGGTCCTCCTCCTCGACGAGCCGCTGAGCAACCTCGATGCCAAACTCCGCCTCGAGATGCGTTCCGAGATAAGGAGAATCCAGCGCGAGCTCGGAATCACGGTAATCTACGTGACCCACGACCAGGAGGAGGCCATGGCCATAAGCGACAGGATAGCCGTTATGAACGTCGGGACCGTCGAGCAGGTCGGAACACCGAAGGAGATCTACGAGAGTCCGAAAACAGAGTTCGTCGCCAGTTTCATGGGCAAAACCAACGTCATTCCAGCAAAGGTCGTGGAGAGGAACGGCGAGCTCGTATCGGTTGAGTTCGAGGGTATGAAACTGGACGGCCTGAGGTACAGCGGGGAGAGCAACGACGTGGTGGTCGTCATCAGGCCTGAAAGAATAAGGCTCAAGCCCTCCGAGAACGCGATTTCGCTCCAGGGAACGGTGGACCTCGTTGAGTACTACGGCTTCTTCATCGAGGTGGTCGGCCTGTTCGGGGACACGAGGATCATAGCCAGAACCATCAACGACAGGGAAGTTGCGGGCCTGAAGCCCACAAAGCCGGTGACCTTCTACGTGGACAGGGACGATGTCATCGTCCTTCCGAGGGGGAGGCTTTGA